One Miscanthus floridulus cultivar M001 chromosome 11, ASM1932011v1, whole genome shotgun sequence DNA window includes the following coding sequences:
- the LOC136492114 gene encoding zinc finger BED domain-containing protein RICESLEEPER 2-like, translating to MGDTDETVACEINQTQTQETEAGASTTGVVDASKEQQESKDGEKADEESRKRKPMALRSDVWYSFGKVKLDNGEERAKCKWCQKLFHCGSRTNGTSSLKAHLKICKKNPNKPVVDNQATLQLTPCAGTSSMGNVTTWKFDPDKLRRIFAEMIIEDEQPFMLSEHSGLRKLMAEACPRFILPSRRTITRACVKVYEDEKDKLKKFFKENCERVCLTTDTWTAKNSQNYMCVTAHFIDNDWNLRKKIIGFFLVKGHRGEDIGKSLENCLAEWGIDKVFTITVDNASANNNAIKYVRRMLNESKGCFAEGEYLHMRCAAHIINLIVGDGLKEIDISIQRVRAAVKFIRCGTSRLVKFKKCAELAKVQSKAFLNLDICTRWNSTYLMLNAAQKYQKAFERYSDEDPYYKLELEGENGPGVPTKTDWDKARKMAEFLEHFYDLTLRVSVQSRPTSHTYFHEIADVLLLLREWCHSEDNLCKEMGMRMLVKYYKYWGDKYGERLGDREKRGEKDKGDQLLNFIVFFCVAIDPRYKLSKCIRMGIKVMFGDTIGEKLWDTVNTYFRALFEEYKEMYAPKDKAPQPTESESAKTSTRVSRWMSVITEQINSEGGTVKSEVDKYLSEDNEPDTKGFDILKWWKANSTRFPVLSRMARDLLAIPITSVASESAFSAGGRTLDDFRTSLTPKMVERLVCANDWLRGGNYVSVEEDSEQMFLLEEELSGLSISKESTTATES from the exons ATGGGGGACACAGATGAAACTGTTGCTTGTGAGATTAATCAGACTCAAACTCAAGAAACTGAAGCTGGAGCGTCAACGACTGGAGTGGTAGATGCAAGCAAGGAGCAGCAGGAGAGCAAGGATGGAGAGAAAGCGGATGAAGAATCTAGGAAAAGGAAACCCATGGCTCTAAGATCTGATGTATGGTATAGTTTCGGCAAGGTCAAACTTGATAATGGGGAAGAGAGAGCCAAGTGCAAGTGGTGTCAAAAGCTGTTTCATTGTGGCTCAAGAACAAATGGTACGTCATCCTTGAAAGCTCATCTAAAGATTTGCAAAAAGAATCCAAACAAACCAGTAGTTGATAATCAAGCAACTTTGCAACTGACACCATGTGCTGGCACTAGTAGTATGGGTAATGTAACCACTTGGAAATTTGATCCTGATAAACTTAGAAGGATTTTTGCTGAGATGATAATTGAAGATGAACAACCATTTATGTTATCTGAACATTCTGGTCTTAGGAAATTAATGGCAGAAGCATGTCCACGATTTATTCTGCCATCTAGAAGAACAATCACTAGAGCTTGTGTTAAAGTATATGAAGATGAGAAAGACAAGCTTAAGAAATTTTTTAAGGAAAATTGTGAAAGAGTTTGCCTCACAACTGACACATGGACTGCAAAGAATAGCCAAAACTACATGTGTGTTACAGCCCATTTTATTGACAATGACTGGAACCTAAGGAAGAAAATTATTGGTTTTTTCTTGGTTAAGGGCCATAGAGGGGAGGACATTGGGAAATCATTAGAGAATTGTTTGGCTGAGTGGGGCATTGACAAGGTTTTCACAATAACAGTAGACAATGCTAGTGCAAACAATAACGCAATTAAGTATGTGAGGCGGATGTTGAATGAGTCAAAAGGTTGTTTTGCTGAAGGAGAGTACTTGCATATGCGATGTGCTGCTCACATTATCAACCTAATAGTAGGTGATGGGTTGAAGGAAATTGATATATCAATTCAGCGTGTCCGTGCTGCTGTTAAGTTTATCAGGTGTGGAACATCTAGGTTGGTAAAATTTAAGAAATGTGCTGAGTTAGCCAAGGTACAGAGCAAAGCATTTCTTAACTTAGATATttgcactagatggaactcaaCCTACCTTATGTTAAATGCTGCACAGAAGTACCAAAAAGCATTTGAAAGATATAGTGATGAAGACCCATACTACAAATTAGAATTAGAAGGAGAGAATGGTCCAGGGGTACCAACAAAAACAGATTGGGATAAGGCTAGGAAGATGGCTGAGTTTCTTGAACACTTTTATGACCTCACTCTCCGTGTTTCTGTACAAAGTCGTCCAACATCTCACACTTATTTTCATGAGATTGCTGATGTATTACTTCTGCTGAGAGAATGGTGTCATAGTGAAGACAACCTGTGTAAGGAAATGGGTATGAGAATGTTAGTGAAGTACTACAAGTACTGGGGAGATAAGTATGGTGAGAGGTTGGGAgacagagagaagagaggagagaaagaTAAGGGGGATCAGCTGCTCAACTTCATTGTTTTCTTCTGTGTTGCTATTGATCCTAGATACAAACTTTCAAAATGCATTAGAATGGGAATTAAGGTAATGTTTGGGGATACAATAGGAGAAAAGCTGTGGGATACAGTGAACACTTATTTTCGTGCTTTGTTTGAAGAGTACAAGGAAATGTATGCCCCAAAAGATAAGGCACCACAACCTACTGAATCTGAATCAGCTAAAACCAGCACAAGAGTGAGTAGGTGGATGTCAGTAATTACTGAGCAGATTAACAGTGAGGGTGGAACTGTCAAATCTGAGGTAGATAAGTATCTATCAGAAGATAATGAGCCGGACACAAAAGGATTTGACATTCTAAAGTGGTGGAAGGCTAATTCAACAAGATTTCCAGTATTATCTAGAATGGCCCGTGATCTGTTGGCGATTCCTATCACCTCAGTTGCCTCTGAGTCAGCCTTCAGTGCTGGTGGCCGAACTCTTGATGACTTTAGGACCTCACTAACCCCAAAAATGGTTGAGCGCCTCGTTTGTGCAAATGATTGGCTTCGTGGAGGAAACTATGTTAGTGTTGAAGAGGACAGCGAACAAATGTTTTTGCTTGAGGA agaaCTTAGTGGCCTGTCCATTTCTAAGGAATCTACTACAGCTACTGAGTCCTGA